CGCTCGAGCGCCGAGTTCATCATTTCGGCAACCAGCACCATGGCGATGCACAACAGGAGCAAGCACCATTCGACCTGCGTGGCCTGCAAGACGAGCGCCGCGGCGAGCACCAATGCCGCAACGAAGAAATGAACTGAAAAGCTGCTCTCACCGCGCACGCCCAGCTTGGCGCCGCGAAACGCGCAGCGAAACTTGCG
The sequence above is drawn from the Pirellulales bacterium genome and encodes:
- a CDS encoding diacylglycerol kinase, whose amino-acid sequence is MTKKEPPANSWVRKFRCAFRGAKLGVRGESSFSVHFFVAALVLAAALVLQATQVEWCLLLLCIAMVLVAEMMNSALERMAKAVDESHNPHLRDALDIGSGAVLVASIGAAVVGAVIFLNRLAITMNW